Proteins from one Ahaetulla prasina isolate Xishuangbanna chromosome 2, ASM2864084v1, whole genome shotgun sequence genomic window:
- the XPA gene encoding DNA repair protein complementing XP-A cells, with protein sequence MDPSAAQGEKNTLSETMKAKIERNRQRALMLRQARLANWPYPSSGEGSSKVKIPSKTIDTGGGFFLEEEEEEETNRHQTDKIVHLPGPVLEFDYLICEECGKEFMDSYLMNHFDLATCDNCRDVENKHKLLTRTEAKQEYLLKDCDLDKREPVLRFILKKNPHNPHWGDMKLYLKLQVIKRSLEVWGSEEALEEAKENRQDNREKMKQKKFDKKVKELRRAVRSSLWKKDTSIHQHEYGAEEMIDNDTYRKICSTCGHELTYEKM encoded by the exons ATGGATCCAAGTGCTgcccaaggagaaaaaaatacactCTCTGAGACCATGAAGGCAAAGATTGAAAGGAACCGTCAGCGGGCTTTGATGCTCAGGCAAGCTAGACTGGCGAACTGGCCCTACCCTTCTTCTGGCGAAG GCagttcaaaagttaaaatacctTCAAAGACAATAGATACAGGAGGAGGTTTTTttctggaggaggaagaggaagaagagacaaATCGACACCAAACTGACAAAATTGTGCATCTCCCTG GTCCAGTATTAGAATTTGATTATCTAATCTGTGAAGAATGTGGGAAGGAATTCATGGACTCATATCTCATGAACCATTTTGACCTGGCAACATGTGATAATTGCAG AGATGTTGAAAACAAGCATAAACTCTTAACAAGGACTGAAGCAAAGCAAGAGTATCTTCTCAAAGACTGTGATTTAGACAAGAGAGAGCCAGTGCTTAGATTCATTCTGAAGAAAAATCCTCATAATCCACACTGGGGTGATATGAAACTTTATTTAAAACTACAG GTAATTAAACGTTCCCTTGAAGTTTGGGGTAGTGAGGAAGCATTAGAAGAAGCTAAAGAAAACCGCCAAGATAACAGAGAGAAGATGAAACAGAAAAAGTTTGATAAAAAAGTTAAAG AATTACGGCGAGCTGTAAGAAGTAGTTTATGGAAAAAAGACACAAGTATCCATCAACATGAGTATGGAGCTGAAGAAATGATAGACAATGATACGTACAGAAAGATCTGCAGCACGTGTGGTCATGAATTAACCTATGAAAAGATGTAG